The proteins below are encoded in one region of Flavobacterium nackdongense:
- a CDS encoding T9SS type A sorting domain-containing protein, which yields MKKNILKMGFVMAMFALAGTAYSQTTTPVNNLVRLISLSPAAGATTSVAGPPASIFTEDDSTITVDAAGVVTIGTDYTPTAALPSSGTVNTTGPVTIASAKDKTFIVRLSAGLVVDQTVGPAFGAITTTGGIQRASDGGIGVTPTGASSGIDNGEGINFGLDLTNLPSTLAVEISAVYFSTFGTAETCTAVNRQDTSKFTNLVGFSGNSGRKDIATLGISIPGGTVDYDAVAFFSPNATSSFRITSIEIKIVEIPQGTVVPVDNLIRLNSLTGNQTITPNGTTSIQSPLSIVTQDDSNISVDASGVVTVASDYNPTAAQPISGTTNSTGIVQIAEARSKTFSIRMSAGSVIDQTAGASFGAITTTAGIQRANDGGIGVTTTGASSGIDNGEGINFGLDLSNLPTKLAVEITAVYLSTFGTIESCKVVNRQDTSKNTTVVGFETNSGRSDISSLGISIPGGTADLDAVSFFSPDTSSNFRITGLEFKIIDTTLGVKDAAANFSSQFMVSQNPVTEAISVHYDATAFQNISASLIDINGRIIESKSAKNTVDNKIVFEGSTLKSGVYLIQITDNKSSVTKKIIKK from the coding sequence ATGAAAAAAAATATTTTAAAAATGGGTTTCGTTATGGCTATGTTCGCTCTAGCGGGAACAGCCTATAGTCAGACTACCACACCGGTTAACAATCTTGTTCGATTGATTTCATTGAGTCCCGCAGCAGGAGCAACCACTTCAGTTGCTGGACCTCCAGCTTCAATATTCACTGAGGATGATAGTACAATAACTGTGGATGCAGCAGGAGTTGTAACTATTGGAACAGATTATACACCGACTGCCGCGCTACCGAGTTCTGGAACTGTAAATACAACAGGTCCTGTAACAATAGCATCTGCAAAAGATAAAACTTTTATTGTCCGCTTGAGTGCGGGTTTAGTAGTCGATCAAACAGTAGGTCCTGCTTTTGGAGCGATAACCACTACAGGAGGAATTCAAAGAGCGAGTGATGGTGGAATTGGAGTTACTCCTACTGGCGCATCATCAGGAATTGATAACGGCGAGGGAATCAATTTTGGATTGGATTTGACAAATTTACCTTCGACATTAGCTGTAGAAATTTCTGCGGTATATTTTTCAACTTTCGGTACTGCTGAAACTTGTACGGCTGTCAACAGACAAGATACCAGCAAATTTACAAATCTTGTTGGTTTTAGTGGCAATTCAGGCCGCAAAGATATTGCTACACTGGGCATATCAATTCCCGGTGGGACGGTGGATTATGACGCAGTTGCTTTTTTCAGTCCAAATGCAACATCTTCATTTAGAATTACAAGTATCGAAATTAAAATTGTAGAGATTCCACAAGGGACTGTCGTTCCTGTTGACAATCTGATACGATTGAATTCATTAACAGGGAATCAAACTATTACGCCTAATGGGACTACGTCTATACAATCTCCTCTTAGCATCGTTACGCAAGATGATAGTAATATTTCTGTTGATGCGTCAGGTGTAGTTACAGTTGCATCAGATTATAATCCTACAGCTGCTCAACCTATTTCTGGCACAACAAATTCTACAGGAATAGTACAAATAGCAGAGGCTAGAAGTAAAACTTTTTCTATACGAATGAGTGCAGGTTCGGTTATTGATCAAACCGCGGGTGCTTCTTTCGGAGCTATAACCACTACAGCGGGTATTCAAAGAGCTAATGACGGTGGAATTGGAGTAACTACAACTGGAGCTTCATCAGGAATTGATAACGGTGAGGGCATCAATTTTGGATTAGATTTGTCCAACTTACCCACAAAACTAGCTGTAGAAATTACGGCGGTATATCTTTCCACTTTTGGTACTATCGAATCTTGTAAGGTGGTCAACAGACAAGATACCAGTAAAAATACAACTGTCGTAGGTTTTGAAACTAATTCAGGTCGAAGTGATATTTCTTCACTCGGTATCTCAATTCCAGGTGGGACTGCAGATTTGGATGCAGTGTCGTTTTTCAGTCCTGATACATCATCTAATTTTAGGATTACAGGTTTAGAATTTAAAATAATTGACACCACTCTTGGTGTTAAAGATGCAGCAGCCAATTTTTCAAGTCAATTTATGGTGAGCCAAAATCCGGTTACCGAGGCAATTTCAGTACATTATGACGCCACGGCTTTCCAAAATATTTCGGCAAGTTTGATAGACATCAACGGTAGAATAATTGAAAGTAAATCTGCTAAAAACACAGTGGATAACAAGATAGTATTTGAAGGAAGTACATTAAAATCAGGTGTTTATTTGATTCAAATTACAGATAATAAAAGTTCAGTTACCAAAAAAATTATTAAAAAATAA
- a CDS encoding heparinase II/III family protein, with translation MKKIKLFYLLICSLFLTTISGYAQNNIITLTALPGGSEGSGLFSDTSTLSVSAAGVVSYSNSTAADDWSVTASTITQSGALSKTFGVTIGGMATVNTTTGGTYGQKLTNGGIDRASGGELGVVGGAGGGIEINEGLNFGLDLSTLGTSAGIQITKIYVKFAGATNERGVIVNRMATSKQIVFGKTGTPGVTLPIADTEVAIDVTELNLFLTGGKLNTDMVAIFNTSTATNNFRVSKIELKVLTNNLNMANISNVSHPRLFLKAGEEAQIQSLINSSTEHKKSHDYIIKTADEFLTAPTIVKPANATRVLAEARKAVEEIFYLSYAYRMTGQTKYLTQGEKVINDVCNWDNWITYSLDTSEMTFAVALGYDWLYNDLSAATKQKAREKILNYGFLTQKTKPFWDYTSNWNQVCIGALSCSAIAIYGDGTTQMDTEAAYIMNRILVKNPNSMNTYNDGNYPEGPMYWSYGTTYEVVMLSALEGIYGQNHEGINRLIASPGFLESAEFMQYVTGPTSYYFNYSDSTAERIPLPATLWMAKKANRPEWLTEEKKLMENGVYASNIGSRGFLPMALIFGKDISLDNLTNPQKKIWTGNGVNPVALVRTEWQGSQGKYMGVKGGTPTYSHGQMDGGFFVYDSQGIRWGMDFGKYDYDAQGTLDDSDNSQFGDRWKIFRVAGTSQNTISIKKASETSWQNHKVDGNATIDELYDTTAKRGAKVNMKSLLGLNNELLAATRSAYIVDESYFEVKDYINNGASDINLYWNMVTRSTIESISPSKLRLSQGGKRVILEVVSSNPAVTFTMATNRSTDPVFYNPAATADTKNPGTVMIGFEANIPANNEVTFTITIKDDTPLPPSTVEPINNIVLDIPNPNTGREGSTLFFDASELHIDANGAASIGGNYEEYAWVVNGSTDINTADNTKFFFGWGGMGTTDTTPGANYGAMLTQAGIDRASDGKIGVRGGGGGGIDANEGFSLGFDASFLPSTVQVQIVKIRVDAVSGARMGEIVNRKDTSKKISFGGSTSTATIKLPSGAADLDVESLGLVVKGGTTDYDIASLFNTGTVASGGFRMIKFVLKLVDISTTVWNGSSWSYGTPGPAINAVIEGNYSAVAKGGFSAKSLTVNSGSLVIGATKNLKIEEGIINNAGPNGIIVEDGGTLQQVQSSGINSGAITVKKNSNLLKRLDYTMWSSPVSGTQTLQDFSPLTSQSPSRFYIYNSSTNLYASVLPTTQFTTGRGYLIRMPNEDPDNLGTTSPYYLGTASIQFKGTFVGVPNNGTLTTSGLIGNTMYDIGNPYPSNIDADLFLANNATDGTLYFWRKTNGASGTAYATYTLAGGVANGGFPAPNGIIAPAQGFIVKTGAAATSLTFTNAMRVNNATYGQFLKTKQPASKDRVWLNLSNASGSFNQVLIAYMDNATIGVDQGIDGAYINDSKVALTSNINNQDYVIQGRPAFNATDVVALNFKTDVAGDFTIKLDQFEGVFATGQAIYLVDSKTGSETNLQSSNYTFTATAGIDNTRFSLKYQKSLKVVDSEFNDSTVLVFENSGTLFVKSAVSAIKNIKVFDIQGRLVAELKNVKSNTASIVNLKTQQTFIVQIQSEDNQLVNKKVLIGKP, from the coding sequence ATGAAAAAAATCAAACTATTCTATTTGCTAATTTGTTCGCTATTCTTGACAACAATATCTGGCTATGCTCAAAATAATATTATTACCCTTACCGCTTTGCCGGGTGGCTCTGAAGGAAGTGGTCTGTTTTCAGATACGTCTACCCTAAGTGTAAGCGCAGCAGGAGTTGTATCCTACAGTAACAGTACTGCCGCCGACGATTGGAGTGTAACGGCCTCAACTATAACCCAGTCTGGTGCTTTGAGTAAAACCTTTGGAGTAACTATCGGGGGGATGGCTACTGTAAACACAACCACAGGAGGTACTTACGGCCAAAAATTAACAAATGGCGGGATAGACCGCGCTTCTGGAGGGGAATTAGGAGTTGTTGGTGGAGCTGGAGGAGGAATTGAGATCAATGAAGGGCTCAATTTTGGATTAGATTTGTCAACTTTAGGGACATCGGCGGGAATACAAATCACGAAAATTTATGTAAAATTTGCGGGTGCGACTAACGAAAGAGGTGTAATTGTTAATAGAATGGCTACATCCAAACAAATTGTATTCGGAAAAACTGGAACGCCAGGTGTTACCTTGCCCATTGCCGATACCGAAGTCGCCATTGATGTTACTGAGCTCAATTTGTTTTTGACAGGTGGGAAGCTCAATACTGATATGGTAGCGATTTTTAATACTTCTACTGCTACAAATAACTTCAGAGTTTCAAAAATTGAATTGAAGGTACTCACCAACAATTTAAATATGGCGAATATTTCCAATGTGTCTCACCCGAGATTGTTTCTGAAAGCTGGAGAAGAAGCCCAGATACAATCGCTTATCAACTCTTCAACTGAACACAAAAAATCACATGATTACATCATCAAAACGGCAGACGAATTTTTAACTGCGCCTACAATCGTAAAACCTGCTAATGCTACACGAGTTTTAGCCGAAGCACGAAAAGCCGTTGAGGAAATTTTCTATTTGTCGTATGCGTACAGAATGACGGGGCAAACTAAGTATCTTACCCAAGGCGAAAAAGTGATCAACGATGTCTGCAATTGGGATAACTGGATTACCTATTCGCTAGACACCTCCGAAATGACTTTTGCCGTGGCTCTTGGTTATGATTGGTTATACAATGACCTCTCAGCCGCAACCAAACAAAAAGCAAGAGAAAAAATATTAAACTATGGTTTTTTAACCCAAAAAACAAAACCTTTTTGGGATTATACCTCCAATTGGAATCAGGTTTGTATAGGGGCCTTGTCCTGTTCGGCTATTGCCATTTATGGAGATGGAACGACTCAAATGGACACTGAAGCTGCCTACATTATGAATAGAATTTTGGTAAAGAACCCCAATTCTATGAACACCTACAACGATGGTAACTATCCTGAAGGACCGATGTACTGGAGTTATGGAACTACTTATGAAGTGGTTATGTTATCCGCATTAGAAGGGATTTATGGTCAAAATCACGAAGGAATCAATCGATTGATTGCCTCTCCGGGCTTTTTAGAATCGGCTGAATTCATGCAATATGTTACCGGTCCTACTTCGTATTACTTCAATTATAGTGACAGTACTGCCGAAAGAATACCACTTCCTGCTACCTTATGGATGGCCAAGAAAGCCAATAGACCGGAATGGTTAACCGAAGAGAAAAAATTGATGGAAAACGGTGTGTATGCCAGTAATATTGGAAGCAGAGGGTTTTTGCCTATGGCGTTAATTTTTGGTAAAGATATTTCACTGGACAATTTGACCAATCCTCAAAAGAAGATTTGGACTGGAAATGGTGTAAATCCTGTGGCTTTAGTACGAACCGAATGGCAAGGTTCTCAAGGAAAGTATATGGGTGTCAAAGGAGGAACACCTACTTACAGCCATGGTCAAATGGATGGTGGATTTTTTGTATACGACTCTCAAGGCATTCGTTGGGGGATGGATTTTGGTAAATACGACTATGACGCACAGGGAACCCTTGATGATAGTGACAATTCTCAATTTGGCGACCGTTGGAAGATTTTCAGAGTGGCAGGCACGAGTCAAAATACCATTTCTATCAAAAAAGCTAGTGAAACAAGTTGGCAAAATCACAAAGTTGATGGCAATGCCACCATTGATGAGTTATATGATACAACTGCCAAAAGAGGTGCTAAAGTAAACATGAAAAGTTTGTTAGGACTCAATAATGAACTATTGGCTGCTACTAGAAGTGCTTATATCGTGGACGAATCTTATTTTGAGGTAAAAGATTATATTAACAATGGTGCTTCGGACATCAATTTGTATTGGAATATGGTAACCCGCTCTACCATAGAATCGATTAGTCCATCTAAATTGCGTTTGTCGCAAGGAGGCAAAAGAGTGATTCTTGAAGTAGTGAGTTCCAATCCTGCCGTTACTTTTACGATGGCTACTAATCGTTCTACTGATCCTGTATTTTACAATCCTGCAGCTACTGCCGATACTAAAAATCCAGGCACCGTGATGATTGGATTTGAAGCCAATATTCCTGCCAATAACGAAGTTACTTTTACCATAACTATAAAAGATGATACACCACTTCCACCTTCAACTGTGGAACCTATAAACAATATCGTGTTAGACATCCCGAATCCTAATACAGGACGTGAGGGAAGTACGCTTTTCTTTGATGCCTCCGAGTTGCATATTGATGCCAATGGTGCGGCTAGCATCGGTGGTAATTATGAAGAATATGCTTGGGTAGTCAATGGTTCAACCGATATCAACACAGCAGATAATACCAAATTCTTTTTTGGATGGGGTGGAATGGGTACTACCGATACTACTCCTGGAGCCAACTATGGCGCTATGCTAACTCAAGCGGGAATAGACAGAGCCAGTGATGGAAAAATAGGAGTACGCGGCGGCGGGGGTGGTGGAATAGATGCTAATGAGGGATTCTCTTTAGGATTTGATGCTTCCTTTTTGCCCTCTACAGTACAAGTACAAATTGTTAAAATTAGAGTAGATGCGGTTTCGGGGGCCAGAATGGGTGAAATAGTGAACCGAAAAGACACTTCCAAAAAAATTAGTTTTGGAGGAAGTACTTCTACAGCTACTATAAAATTACCCTCTGGTGCAGCAGATCTTGATGTTGAGAGTCTAGGACTTGTTGTCAAAGGTGGAACCACAGATTATGATATCGCCTCCTTATTCAATACCGGAACGGTGGCATCAGGCGGATTTAGAATGATCAAATTTGTACTTAAATTAGTTGATATTTCTACTACGGTTTGGAATGGCAGTAGTTGGTCTTACGGCACTCCCGGTCCTGCCATCAATGCTGTTATCGAAGGCAATTATTCAGCCGTGGCCAAAGGTGGCTTTAGCGCAAAATCCTTAACTGTAAATTCGGGTTCTTTAGTTATTGGAGCTACAAAAAATCTTAAAATAGAAGAAGGTATCATCAACAATGCAGGACCCAACGGTATTATAGTTGAGGATGGTGGCACCCTACAACAAGTACAATCCAGCGGCATCAATTCTGGAGCCATAACTGTGAAGAAAAACAGCAACTTATTGAAACGTTTGGATTACACGATGTGGTCTTCGCCAGTAAGTGGTACACAAACATTACAAGATTTTTCGCCTTTGACCTCACAATCACCAAGTCGTTTTTACATTTATAATTCAAGTACAAATTTATATGCCAGTGTTTTGCCAACAACACAATTTACGACGGGTAGAGGTTATTTGATCCGTATGCCCAATGAAGATCCAGACAATCTCGGGACTACATCACCGTATTATTTGGGAACCGCAAGTATTCAATTCAAGGGTACTTTTGTTGGAGTGCCCAATAATGGGACATTAACCACTTCGGGATTGATTGGAAATACAATGTACGATATTGGAAATCCGTATCCCTCGAATATCGATGCCGATTTGTTTTTGGCGAACAATGCAACAGATGGCACACTTTATTTTTGGAGAAAAACCAATGGTGCATCAGGTACGGCTTATGCTACATATACCTTGGCAGGAGGTGTAGCCAATGGAGGTTTTCCCGCACCAAATGGCATCATAGCTCCCGCACAAGGATTTATTGTAAAAACGGGAGCAGCAGCAACGAGTTTAACTTTCACCAATGCGATGCGAGTGAACAATGCTACTTATGGGCAATTTCTGAAAACCAAGCAACCGGCCAGCAAAGATCGTGTTTGGTTGAATTTATCGAATGCTTCGGGTTCGTTCAATCAGGTTTTGATAGCTTATATGGATAATGCAACAATAGGTGTAGATCAAGGTATTGACGGCGCTTACATTAATGACAGTAAAGTGGCCTTGACTTCCAATATCAACAACCAAGACTATGTCATTCAAGGTCGTCCAGCATTCAATGCAACCGATGTTGTCGCCTTAAATTTTAAAACAGATGTCGCAGGAGATTTTACCATCAAGCTTGACCAATTTGAAGGTGTATTCGCCACTGGGCAAGCCATTTATTTAGTAGATAGTAAAACTGGATCTGAAACTAATTTGCAATCTAGTAATTACACATTTACAGCAACTGCGGGCATTGACAACACCAGATTTTCATTGAAATACCAAAAATCTTTAAAAGTGGTTGATTCTGAATTTAACGATAGTACTGTACTCGTATTTGAAAACAGCGGAACTTTATTTGTAAAATCGGCGGTAAGTGCCATCAAGAACATCAAGGTTTTTGATATTCAAGGTCGTTTGGTAGCCGAATTAAAAAACGTAAAATCAAATACGGCATCCATCGTTAACCTGAAAACACAACAAACGTTCATTGTTCAGATACAGTCAGAGGACAACCAATTGGTAAACAAAAAAGTACTTATTGGCAAACCTTAA
- a CDS encoding T9SS type A sorting domain-containing protein gives MKNTSWSFRFLSIVFWMTSLLHAQSNTITLRALPGGTEGSTVFTDTATLTISAAGTVSYSASTSADDWSITAGTVTQSGALNKIFSVVLNGFSSVERTEGKDYGKKVADGGIDRATDGAMGIRGGADDGINVNEGINFGLNLSSFTASAALQISKVYVSFAGNANESGVIVSRTNPSKRIVFGNSMAPGVTQSVTDNETAIDISTFNILINGGTTNTDMVTVFNNSPFANSFRITKIELKVLTNNFNLTTITNTSHPRLFLKAGEEALIQTLINSSKEHLKSHEYIIATANSFLQAAPIVKPTGTRILAESQDAIEQIFYLSYAYRMTGQSQYLTKAETVMNNVCDWDNWITYSLDTSEMTYAVAIGYDWLFNGLSAATKQKAREKILNYGFLTQKNKSFWNSTSNWNQVCIGSLASAALAIYGDGTTQMNTEAAFVLNNVLVKNPLALNTYGSGSYAEGPMYWSYGTSYQVLLLAALEGVYGKNHEGINRLTQTPGFLESAKFMQYVTGPTSLYFNYSDSTAKRSPLPVAFWMAEKANNPSLLTEEKKLMENGSYSKDFDNRRFLPFSLIYGRNINLDNVVQPEAKLWNGYGTQPVLMVRTAWQGATGKYFGLKGGTPTYSHAHMDGGFFVYDSQGLRWAMDFGKYDYDAQGDVNDNDFSQTSQRWDIFRVSNLNQNTISIKKASEISWQHHKVNGAATIDEIYDTDAKRGGMVNMKSLLGLNNELLAATRSAYLVDGDYLEVKDYLSNGAEPINLYWNMVTKAIVETISPSKIRLTQGGKTVIMEIVCSNPSVNFTLVTNRSTDPVFYNPTATADSKNPGTVMIGFEADIPANNEVTFTVTIKDDAASPPSSVEPINNIVLDLPNPTTGLEGNSLFSDTSELHIDANGSASVGGDAINYAWRVNGGTNVDNADNTKFFFRWKGMGTTDVNQGANYGALLTQAGMDRASTGELGVRGGAGAGIDPNEGFNLGFDLSYLPNTVQLQLVKVGVTEITGSELGVIVNRNDTSKRITFGGSSSTATVKFPSGKGDVNVENLGIVLTGGEINYDLASVFNASLASSFRMNKFVFKVLKNAGLSSASFEINAQNQLIIYPNPFKDSIRFVNSKRSNTTSLKIYTINGAEVFSKSYDTIAENQEIIVDLKSLPMGIYLVKIVNDQVITTKKIIKNN, from the coding sequence ATGAAAAATACAAGTTGGAGTTTCCGCTTTTTGAGCATTGTCTTTTGGATGACAAGTTTACTTCATGCGCAAAGTAACACTATTACGCTACGAGCTTTGCCCGGAGGTACAGAAGGCTCGACTGTTTTTACAGACACTGCTACTTTAACGATTAGTGCCGCAGGTACGGTTAGTTATAGTGCAAGCACCTCCGCCGATGATTGGAGCATAACTGCGGGTACCGTAACTCAATCGGGTGCTTTGAACAAAATTTTCAGTGTTGTTTTAAATGGTTTTTCGAGCGTCGAACGTACGGAAGGCAAAGACTATGGTAAGAAAGTTGCTGATGGCGGCATTGATCGGGCTACTGACGGAGCAATGGGAATTCGAGGTGGTGCAGATGACGGAATTAATGTGAATGAAGGGATAAATTTTGGTCTCAATTTGAGCAGTTTTACTGCCTCCGCAGCCTTGCAAATTTCTAAAGTATACGTCAGTTTTGCAGGAAACGCTAACGAAAGTGGTGTAATAGTGAGTAGAACTAATCCATCCAAAAGAATTGTTTTTGGTAATAGTATGGCGCCAGGAGTTACTCAATCGGTAACCGACAATGAGACAGCCATTGATATTTCAACATTTAATATTCTAATTAACGGCGGTACGACTAATACCGATATGGTAACAGTATTTAATAATTCCCCGTTTGCAAACAGTTTTAGAATTACAAAGATAGAATTAAAAGTGCTGACAAATAATTTCAATTTGACAACAATTACCAATACGTCACATCCGAGATTATTTTTAAAAGCGGGAGAAGAAGCTCTAATTCAAACGCTAATCAATAGCTCTAAAGAACATCTGAAATCGCATGAATACATTATTGCTACTGCAAACTCTTTTCTTCAGGCTGCACCAATTGTTAAACCGACCGGAACTAGGATTTTGGCGGAATCGCAGGATGCCATCGAGCAAATATTTTATTTGTCGTATGCCTACCGAATGACTGGGCAATCGCAATATTTAACCAAAGCCGAAACTGTTATGAACAATGTTTGTGATTGGGATAACTGGATTACTTATTCACTTGACACTTCCGAAATGACTTATGCGGTAGCCATTGGATACGATTGGTTATTTAATGGATTGTCCGCTGCAACCAAGCAAAAGGCAAGAGAAAAAATATTGAATTATGGATTTTTAACTCAAAAAAACAAATCATTTTGGAACTCTACTTCCAATTGGAATCAAGTATGTATTGGCTCTTTGGCGTCTGCTGCTTTGGCTATTTATGGAGATGGTACTACGCAAATGAATACTGAAGCCGCTTTTGTATTGAACAATGTTTTGGTAAAAAACCCACTCGCTCTCAATACTTATGGGAGCGGAAGTTATGCTGAAGGACCAATGTATTGGTCGTATGGCACAAGTTACCAAGTATTGTTGCTTGCAGCTCTAGAAGGTGTTTATGGAAAAAATCACGAGGGAATTAATCGTTTAACTCAAACACCAGGCTTTTTAGAATCGGCAAAGTTTATGCAGTATGTAACCGGTCCAACCTCTTTGTATTTTAATTACAGTGACAGTACGGCCAAACGAAGTCCACTTCCAGTGGCATTTTGGATGGCCGAAAAAGCCAACAATCCTTCTTTGTTAACCGAGGAGAAAAAGTTGATGGAAAACGGAAGTTATAGCAAAGATTTTGACAATAGACGATTTTTGCCCTTTTCATTAATTTATGGCCGAAATATCAATTTAGACAATGTAGTACAGCCAGAGGCGAAATTATGGAATGGATACGGAACCCAACCTGTTTTGATGGTTCGTACGGCTTGGCAAGGGGCAACGGGTAAATATTTTGGTCTCAAAGGAGGAACTCCTACTTATAGTCACGCCCATATGGACGGTGGTTTTTTTGTGTATGATTCTCAAGGATTGCGTTGGGCTATGGATTTTGGAAAGTACGATTATGATGCTCAAGGTGACGTCAATGACAACGACTTTTCGCAAACCTCGCAACGGTGGGATATTTTCAGAGTAAGCAATTTGAACCAAAACACTATTTCGATCAAAAAAGCATCTGAAATCAGTTGGCAACACCACAAAGTGAATGGCGCGGCCACCATCGACGAAATATATGACACTGACGCCAAAAGAGGTGGTATGGTCAATATGAAGAGCTTATTGGGCCTCAATAATGAACTACTTGCCGCTACCCGAAGTGCGTATTTAGTAGATGGGGATTATCTTGAGGTTAAAGATTACTTGAGCAATGGAGCAGAACCTATCAATTTGTATTGGAATATGGTAACCAAAGCAATTGTAGAAACCATTAGTCCATCGAAAATCAGACTAACTCAAGGAGGTAAAACTGTAATCATGGAAATTGTGTGCTCCAACCCTTCGGTGAATTTTACCCTCGTGACCAATCGTTCTACAGATCCTGTTTTTTACAATCCTACCGCTACAGCAGATTCTAAAAATCCCGGCACGGTGATGATTGGATTCGAAGCAGATATCCCTGCTAATAATGAGGTCACTTTTACTGTAACTATAAAGGATGATGCAGCATCACCGCCTTCATCGGTAGAGCCAATCAATAATATCGTTTTAGACCTTCCTAATCCTACGACAGGTTTAGAAGGCAACTCGCTTTTTTCTGACACTTCCGAACTACATATTGATGCCAATGGATCAGCTTCTGTAGGAGGAGATGCGATAAATTACGCTTGGCGAGTCAACGGAGGAACAAATGTAGACAATGCCGATAACACAAAATTCTTTTTTAGATGGAAAGGGATGGGTACAACAGATGTCAACCAAGGAGCAAATTATGGTGCTTTATTAACCCAAGCAGGAATGGACAGGGCTAGCACAGGTGAATTGGGTGTTCGCGGTGGAGCGGGTGCAGGAATCGATCCAAATGAGGGATTCAATTTGGGATTTGATTTATCCTATTTGCCTAATACTGTGCAACTGCAACTGGTAAAAGTTGGAGTTACCGAGATTACAGGCTCTGAACTAGGAGTTATTGTCAACCGAAATGATACCTCAAAAAGAATCACTTTTGGCGGAAGTTCCTCTACGGCAACTGTAAAATTTCCTTCGGGAAAAGGAGATGTAAATGTTGAAAACTTAGGAATAGTATTAACTGGTGGGGAAATAAATTATGATTTGGCTTCCGTGTTTAATGCGTCTCTGGCAAGTTCGTTTAGAATGAACAAATTTGTTTTTAAAGTGCTTAAAAATGCTGGTTTAAGCTCGGCATCTTTTGAAATAAACGCCCAAAATCAACTGATTATTTACCCAAATCCTTTTAAAGATAGTATTCGGTTCGTAAATAGCAAAAGAAGCAACACGACAAGTTTAAAAATATATACTATCAATGGTGCAGAAGTTTTCAGCAAAAGCTATGATACGATCGCTGAAAATCAAGAAATAATCGTTGACTTAAAATCTTTACCTATGGGCATATATTTAGTAAAAATAGTTAACGATCAAGTAATTACAACAAAAAAAATAATAAAAAACAATTAA